The stretch of DNA AACCGGGCCATCCGCACATCCCTGGGACCTATCGTCAGTCCCTGCCAGGCGCGGTTGTCGTGTCGTGGTGATGGTACTGGGCCGGTGGGCTGTTCCTGCAGAGTGGGATGATCAACGGCTGCGAAGGCGCTGCGGCTCGGCCGGCCGAGCCCGGAGCAAGAGATTCCCAGCGCCAAGAAGACCGGCAAGTTCGTGTTCACGCCCACGAAGGTCGTCGAAGGTAAGTCGGAGGACCTTGACGAACTCGGCGGGCCCGACAGCCCCGCCCTCCTTCGCGGGCCCCGCGACTTCCTCACGGCTGTGGACGCGGTGTCGGTGGTCGCCCCTGACTCCCCCCCCGAGACACGCTCCACCTGCGCGTACGGGGAGCCAGCTTCCCGGCAGCGGCGCGGGCGAGCTGAGGGTCGGTGTACCCCTCAACCTCGGCCGCCGTAGGCACCCACGTGAACCCGTACGAGCTACTGGGTGGTTGGGGCCACGGCCTACTGGGATCCGCGGCCGTGGCCGACCGGAGAGGGCCTGTGCGCGGTCGAGGTCGGTTACACCTGGCTTGCGGCGTCGGCTCAGGGCACGGGGACGAACACCGAGGCCAAGTACTTGTTGTTCAGGCACGCGTTCGAGAACTGGGGGGTAGCACGCCTCGACTTGAAGACGGACGCACGTAACAGCCGTTGTCGGGCGGCGATCGAAGGAGTGGGCGCCCGTTTCGAAGGCGTACTGCGGTACTGGTCCCGGTCGTGGGCTCCGGGCGAGGTCGGTTCGCTCCGTGACTCTGCGATCTTTTCCATCACCGCAGCGGAGTGGCCGGACTGCCGGGCCAGGCTGGAAAAGCGAATCGCTCGGGGCCTCGAACGCGGGTGACTGGGGCATGCCGTAGCGGATGGGATCCTCGGCAGTGCCTTCTACGAGCCCAGTACGCGCACCCGCATGTCGCACGAGTCCGCCATGCTGAGGCTGGGTGGACGGGCGACCGGCTTCGCCGACCCGTCGACGACGCGTGCGGGGGGCTTTTACCAGGAGACGCTCGGCGACATGGCGGTCATGCTGTCCCACCTCGGGGACTTGATCGTCTTCCGCCACCCTGAGACTGGCTCCGGCCACCTCTTCGCCTGGCAGGCGGTGTCCCGGTCCTCAATGCCGGGTGCGGGCACGGCGAGCGCCCCACCCAGGCATTGGCAGTCCTCTACACAGCGCGAGAGCGTCTGGGTGCGCTGGACGGCGCGACCTGGGTGCTCAGCGGATTCCTGTGATCCCGGTTGGTGAACTCATTGCTGCTGGGGCTGCGGCTCTTCGACACGGCTGCCGGGTCGAGCGGCAGAATTCCGTGGAAGATGCTCTGCCGCGCGCAGACATCCTCTACATGCACGCAATGTTTTGGCCCACGGGAGCTGCGGACCCGGTGTCCACGGACCGTGTACGCATGCCCCCGCGCCTACCGTGCCGACCTGGCGACCTTGAAGCGCGGCGCCCGCGCCGGCCTGCCTGTCGCGCGCCGGCCGACCATCGCGCCCAGGTCCGTCCTGTCCCCTTCAAGTGCCGGCCGGTGGAGGCGAGTTCGACCCGGACGGTCCCCCTCGGCAGACGCCTCGTCGATGCGGCCCTCCAGGAGATGCAGCGGCCGATGAAGCCGGAGTGCGGCGGTGCCCGCGCGGAATTCGTAGAAGGCGCCGTCGCGAAGCAGGTCTCTCTTCAACCCTCCAGGCGCTGTGCAAGGTGGAGCAGATCCGCCATGCGCAGCACCCGTCCGTCGAATCCTGGTAGGGGGACATGGAGCGGCTGGGTCCAGCGGGCAGGGATCGCATCCAGCCCGTAGTACGCCCCCGCGAGGCCTCCGGTCACCGCGGCGACGGTGTCCGTGTCACCGCCGAGGTCGATCGCCGCGCGTATCGCGTCTTCGAAGTTGGTGGTGGTGCGCAGGGCCCAGATGGCGGAGCCCAGGCAGGGCCAGACGGCACCGTTGAACTCGGTCGCCTGATCGGGATGCCAGTCGGGCGCGAGGACGGCGGCGTAACGGTCCCGGTGGTCGGGGTGGACGAGAGTCAGGACGACCGGGAGCGCGGTGAGGGGATCGGTGTCCTCGAGCGTGACGCGGATGAGTTCGTGGAAGATCGCTGTGCCTTCCCAAGCCGCGCGGTCGCCGTGGGTGAGGGCGGCGATGCGGCGGGCCGCGTCCATGGTGGCCTCTCGGCCGCCGGCTGCGAAGTGGACCGCGGAGGTCGATGCCCGCATCAGGGAGCCGTTTCCCGCGGCTCGTTGGTTGACCTGGAAATGGATCGCGGCGGCGAAGTCCCAGGGCATGCCGTTGGTCAGGACGTCTTCGGTCTGCAGGCCGATGTCTTTGGGTTCTGATGCTGCCCACCGCTGGAAGCGGGCGAAGATGTCCGGCAGATCCAGTCCGCCCCGCTCCAGCAGGGACTCCGCGACGAGGACGGCCATCTGCGTGTCGTCAGTGGCCTCGCCGGGATCCCAGCCACCGCCGCCGCACATCTCGCCACCGGCACCAGGCGCGGAAAACCGCGCGGAGAAGGCTCCCTGGGGACCGAACTCGAAAGGGCCGCCCAGGGCGTCACCCACCGCTGAGCCGACGACCGCGCCAGCGGCCCGCTGAATCCGCTTCATTCGCGCAGGTTATCCGTGCAGCGCCGACGGCCGCGCGGCCATATTCTTTCTTCGACTTCCCGAACCACCGGCGGGGAACGCGTCTCGCCTACGGACGTACGCCGCCTGAGACACCCTGGGTCTGAGACGCCCGCTGCGGCTGGTCGTCTTCATCGGAGCGGCCACCTGCGCCGCACCCACGCTCGGTGGTGGCGCCTGTCCCGCGGGTCTGCTGCAGCGGTGCTGAGGCGCGATCCAGATTCGTCGGAGTTCGTCGGAGTTCTCGGGCTGAGGATGTCGAGAACGTGCGACCAGCTTCGTCCCAGGGACATCAGCGGCCGCCGTCGGCCGCGCGAGGAAGAAGGAGAAATCAGCATGGCGATTCAGCGGATGGACAACGTCGGCATCGTCGTCGAGGACATGGATGCCGCCATCGCGTTCTTCGTGGAACTCGGTATGGAGCTGGAGGGCAGGGCGGAGGTCGAGGGCCTCGTCGCCGACCAGTGCACCGGACTCGACGGCGTCCGCTGTGACATCGCGATGGTCCGGACCCCGGACGGACACAGCCGGCTCGAGCTGGCGAAGTACCGCAGCCCCGCGGTGATCAGCGCCGGGCCGCGCAACCGGCCGCACAACGTTCTGGGCACGCACCGCGTCATGTTCGCCGTCGACGACCTCGAGGACACCGTTGCCCGCCTGCGCCCTCACGGCGCCGAACTCGTCGGCGAGATCGCCCGGTTCGAGGACAGCTATCTGCTCTGCTATCTCCGCGGCCCGGCGGGCATCATCGTCGGACTGGCCGAGCAGCTGCGCTGAGAAGGAGGAACCGAACCGAACCGAACCGAACCATCGATCCCGGCATAACGGGCGATGAAATGGCTGCCCTCGCGAACGACTACGCGAGGGGCTCCGATCTTGGCGACGGCTCGACCTCTCTTCATCGCTTCGGTCAGCGAGAGAGCGAGGCTGGCCAGGACGTCGACGACCTCGCGTATGTAGCGGTAGACGGTCGCGATGCCGATGCCAATGCCAATGCCGAATCCGGGGCCCGGGTTACGTGTCAGGGCCCGGGCGTTTGCCGGTTTCCGCGAGCAGGATCGCGCACATGATCAGGGCGGCGCCGCCGAAGTTGAGACCGGTGAAAGTGTCTCCGGAGAGCCAGTAGCCACAGATCCCGGCGAACACGGGTTCCATCGCCATGATCAGTGCGATGCGGCCGGGCGAAGAGGTGGTGAACGCCTTGGTCTTGATGAAGAAGGCGAGGGCTGAGCCCGGGATCGCGGTCACGGCCAGAGCGAGCCAGACGCTCTGCGTGGCGGGGGCGGTGAGGGGGCCGGTGGCGACGGTCCACAGGAGTCCCGACAGGCCCACCACTGTCAGTTGTACGAAGGTGAGGAGCCCTGTGTGGGTGCCGGGGCCGACGCGCGCGAGGATCACGTTCTGCACCGTGAAGGAGAGGGCGCAGCCCAGCATCAGGATGTCGCCACGGTTCACCGAAAGGCCGGTGAGAGTGAGCAGCGAAAGACCGATCAGGGCCAGGACGGCGCCTGCGCGTTGGCGCGGGCGGGGCGATGTGCGCAGCACGAGCGCCGCGAGCAGCGGGGTGAGGATCACGGCGAGGCCGGTGATGAAGGCGGCGTTCGACACAGTGGTGTGTTCGAGACCAGCGGTCTGCAATGCGTATCCCGCGAAGAGCACGCCTCCGGCCACGGCGCCGCCCCGCACCTCGCCCGCTGTCATGCGGCTCATCTCGCGGGCCTGGAGGAGGCCGACGACGGCTGCCGCACCGAGGAAGCGGTAGGCGAGGAACGCCGGGACGGATATGAGGACGATGGCGTCCTGGACGACCACATACGTCCAGCCCCACAGCGCCGTTACCCCCAGCATGGCCAGCGCCCATCTGCCGGAGCCGCCGGCCTCCGGGGAGTGCGGAGGCCTGGAGGGAGCCGGGGTTCCGCCGGGCCGGACGGCGCCGAGGCTCGCATGAGAGCTTCTCCGGCAATTCCCCTCGAAAGTTGACGAGTGGAATAGGGGGCTCTTATTTGGTAATTCTTCGTCTGTCACACTGGGCCTCATTTGTCACGCTGGACGCCATGTGGTTGGCCGAAATGACCGCCTAGAATTGCCGTACCAGGAAGCTACCATGGGCCGACGTGCCGGCCTCCGGACAGCTTTTGGTTGGAATTACCGGACGCCGGAAGAGCATGCAGAGATGTCATGGGAGGAAGGAAGTGAACCACGTAAGCAGTGCAGATTTGGCCATACCGTCGGTGGATCTCTCATCGACGAAATCTGTTGCTGAAATCAGTGAAGCATGCCGTCAGCACGGATTCTTCTTCGTACGCAATCATGGAGTACCGGTCGACCTTGTCGCTTCGGCGTTCGAAGAGACTCGAAAGTTCTACCTTCAGCCACTCGGGGAGAAGATCAAATTCAACGCCAGTGTGGCTTCGCAGTTCCTGGGATACCGGAGCCTGGGCCGGGAGAAGAGCACCTCGCACACGGGTGGCGAGGCCTGTGAGCAGTACCGGATCGGCAGGACGACCGGCGCTCTGGCGTCGGGCCGGTCGGCCGACTTCTACCATGAGCCCTTCAGGCAGTGCGCCGCTCTCTTCGAGCGCATGACGGTTCTGGGCGACAGGATCTTCTCGGCCTGCGTCGAAGGACTTGCCCTGAGCGGCGATTCCTTCGCCCCCTACATGAAGTCGCCGATGCACCGGCTGGGCCTCAACTACTACAAGGTCGGATACGGCGCGGAGATCGCCAATACGGTCGACTATGCGATGTCTCCGCACGTCGATCACGCCATCTTTACCGTTATCGCCCAGGACGAACCGGGCCTGGAAGTGCAGAGCTACAGCGGCTCCTGGATTCACGTTCCGGCGGCTACGGACGCGCTATTCGTGTTCCTTGGCGATTACGCGCAGCGGTGGACGAACGGGGCGTACCGGTCGGCATTGCACCGCGTCGGTCCTGTGCCAGTCGACAGAATATCCATTCAGTACAAACACCGGCCGTCCTACAGTACGGTGGTCGCGCCTCTGGATCCCTTCGTCGATGAGGAGAATCCGCCCCGCTACGACCCGTTCGACACGGGGAGCCTGTACGAGTCCCTGCTGGAATCCCTGCTCGGGGGGCCCGAGGCCGCACCCCGTTGAGCTCGGAACAGCTCAGTCCCGCCTGGCCCCCCGGGCGGGCTCGCCGTCCGCACCATCCACGCCCAATCCAGGCCCACAGCTGCGAGCACGACATTGACGTAGCCGTCCGCGCTGAGCGCCTGTCATCCAGTCGGGCGTTTGGCAGAGCACCCAGCCGTTTCGGCGGTCTAGGAATCCGCGCGGTGCTTGTGTTGAACTGCGCAATACAGTCCGTACGCGACGGTGGGGTGGATGCGATGCCTATGGAGGGCGAGTACGAGCCGAGCCCGGCGCAGTGGATACGCGAACAGGTCGAGCTGTATGAGAGTTCGGGTGGCACACAGGGGACGACGCTCTGGGACACGGGTCTGCCCGTGGTCATCGTCACGATGCGTGGCGCGAAGAGCGGCAAGATCCGCAAGATTCCTCTGATGCGCGTGGAGCACGAGGGGCGGTATGCGGCCGTGGCATCGAAGGGCGGCTTCCCGCGTCACCCGGTCTGGTACTTCAACATCAAGTTCGACCCGCACGTGGAGCTTCAAGACGGGTCCGTACGCCGGGACATGACGGCCCGTGAGATCAGCGGGGCCGAGAAGGCCGAGTGGTGGGAGCGCGCGGTCGCCGCGTATCCGCCGTACGCCGAGTACCAGGACAAGACCGACCGTGTGATCCCCGTCTTCGTGCTCGAGCCCGCGCCCGCGGCAGAGTCGGCGGACGCCCCACCGTCACCAACGAAGACTTGATCCGCGCGGCCCGCCGGCCCAGGGCGAGCAGCGGTCCCAACCGCTGGACGCCCCGGCCCACGGTCGCCGACGAAAGCCCAAACAACGGCGCGAGCTGCCGCATCGTGAAGTTCGTCCGGTAGAAGACGGTCACCAACAGGACCCGATCCGCCAACGGCAGACACCACGGAAGACCATCACCGGGACCGTCGCCGCCCCGCTCCCGCACCACCTTCAGCAACCGCTGAAAGGCAGCGAACCGTAACCCGGTGAACGTCTCCACCCACAACGTCTCAGCCCGCAGCACCCCACTCCTCCCGGTGAAATCGCGTGCCTGCGGTGTTGTGACCGCCCATGGGGCGTGTCAACAGTCCAACGCCTAGATCCGTCACTTCGGTGCTCAGGTGGTCACTTCGGCCGTAACCAGCACGGTCCGTCCCTTACGGTGAGCTCTCGCTATCGTCGAGGACTGAGGGTGCCGCGGTGGCTGTCCTGCTGTACTACCCGTTGGTGAACCCGCCCACCGAAGTGGTGCACCAGGCGCTGCTGTACTGGGACGGCATCGCTTCCGTGGTCCCCACAGACCCGGAGGTTTGCGACGCCGCAGTCGGGCAGCCGCTGAAGGAGTTGGAGCAGCGACAGCTCTACACCCCCGTCACGCACACTCAGAACATCGTGGGCGGCCTCTACCCTCCCAACTCGTCCATGCGAATTGCCCGGGCCCGCCCATACGTCAGTGCGGTCCTAGCCGAAGAGCTCGAGAGTCTCGCGGCCAGCGCGGAGCCACCCCGTCCCTCATGGCCACCTGACGCGTTCCTGCACCCGACGAAGGCCAACGGGTGGCTTGAGAGGCAGCTTCTCCAACTGGGTCTGGCCGAAACGTGGGCCTCCCGACCATTGGGTACTGGACGACGTCTGGCAGTTGCAAGGGAGGTTCAGGAACTGGTCGTCGGGGTGCTCGCCCGGGAGATCGCCCAACTGGCCACTGAACGACGCCTGTTTCCCTACACCGATCGTGTGGAAGCACAGCGGTTGGCCTTGCGCCCGGCCGCGGACGGCCAGGCCCTCGCCTGGGAGATAGAGCTGGGCAAACTACTTCCAGCGCCTGCCGCCGAGACCACGCTCGCCGAAGTACTCGCCTTCCGGGAGAAATACACGGACGAACGCCTACGGCTGATGCGTGCCCTGCACCGCCTGCTAGGCGACCTGCGGCGCGATTACGAACACCCCGCCGATATCTTTGCCCAACTCCGAGTAAAGCTGGACGAAGCACTGACGGACTACCGGTCCGCGGCACGCGACAGCCGGATCGTTTGGGTGCACCGGTCGGTGACAGTGACCATGGGCCTCGCA from Streptomyces sp. BA2 encodes:
- a CDS encoding ADP-ribosylglycohydrolase family protein; the protein is MKRIQRAAGAVVGSAVGDALGGPFEFGPQGAFSARFSAPGAGGEMCGGGGWDPGEATDDTQMAVLVAESLLERGGLDLPDIFARFQRWAASEPKDIGLQTEDVLTNGMPWDFAAAIHFQVNQRAAGNGSLMRASTSAVHFAAGGREATMDAARRIAALTHGDRAAWEGTAIFHELIRVTLEDTDPLTALPVVLTLVHPDHRDRYAAVLAPDWHPDQATEFNGAVWPCLGSAIWALRTTTNFEDAIRAAIDLGGDTDTVAAVTGGLAGAYYGLDAIPARWTQPLHVPLPGFDGRVLRMADLLHLAQRLEG
- a CDS encoding VOC family protein, with the translated sequence MAIQRMDNVGIVVEDMDAAIAFFVELGMELEGRAEVEGLVADQCTGLDGVRCDIAMVRTPDGHSRLELAKYRSPAVISAGPRNRPHNVLGTHRVMFAVDDLEDTVARLRPHGAELVGEIARFEDSYLLCYLRGPAGIIVGLAEQLR
- a CDS encoding DMT family transporter; the protein is MRPSVTDEELPNKSPLFHSSTFEGNCRRSSHASLGAVRPGGTPAPSRPPHSPEAGGSGRWALAMLGVTALWGWTYVVVQDAIVLISVPAFLAYRFLGAAAVVGLLQAREMSRMTAGEVRGGAVAGGVLFAGYALQTAGLEHTTVSNAAFITGLAVILTPLLAALVLRTSPRPRQRAGAVLALIGLSLLTLTGLSVNRGDILMLGCALSFTVQNVILARVGPGTHTGLLTFVQLTVVGLSGLLWTVATGPLTAPATQSVWLALAVTAIPGSALAFFIKTKAFTTSSPGRIALIMAMEPVFAGICGYWLSGDTFTGLNFGGAALIMCAILLAETGKRPGPDT
- a CDS encoding 2-oxoglutarate and iron-dependent oxygenase domain-containing protein, producing the protein MNHVSSADLAIPSVDLSSTKSVAEISEACRQHGFFFVRNHGVPVDLVASAFEETRKFYLQPLGEKIKFNASVASQFLGYRSLGREKSTSHTGGEACEQYRIGRTTGALASGRSADFYHEPFRQCAALFERMTVLGDRIFSACVEGLALSGDSFAPYMKSPMHRLGLNYYKVGYGAEIANTVDYAMSPHVDHAIFTVIAQDEPGLEVQSYSGSWIHVPAATDALFVFLGDYAQRWTNGAYRSALHRVGPVPVDRISIQYKHRPSYSTVVAPLDPFVDEENPPRYDPFDTGSLYESLLESLLGGPEAAPR
- a CDS encoding nitroreductase family deazaflavin-dependent oxidoreductase; translation: MPMEGEYEPSPAQWIREQVELYESSGGTQGTTLWDTGLPVVIVTMRGAKSGKIRKIPLMRVEHEGRYAAVASKGGFPRHPVWYFNIKFDPHVELQDGSVRRDMTAREISGAEKAEWWERAVAAYPPYAEYQDKTDRVIPVFVLEPAPAAESADAPPSPTKT
- a CDS encoding DUF6236 family protein; the protein is MAVLLYYPLVNPPTEVVHQALLYWDGIASVVPTDPEVCDAAVGQPLKELEQRQLYTPVTHTQNIVGGLYPPNSSMRIARARPYVSAVLAEELESLAASAEPPRPSWPPDAFLHPTKANGWLERQLLQLGLAETWASRPLGTGRRLAVAREVQELVVGVLAREIAQLATERRLFPYTDRVEAQRLALRPAADGQALAWEIELGKLLPAPAAETTLAEVLAFREKYTDERLRLMRALHRLLGDLRRDYEHPADIFAQLRVKLDEALTDYRSAARDSRIVWVHRSVTVTMGLAAAAAGSLLLPSLDWLLGVVGGVTLNVATREIRPVVQRRLEHDFSYLHRVHTSLP